Proteins from a genomic interval of Papaver somniferum cultivar HN1 chromosome 4, ASM357369v1, whole genome shotgun sequence:
- the LOC113276455 gene encoding uncharacterized protein LOC113276455, with product MVENPSQVPSSNQLVDQATEKTRSTTSSKRRRHPHDDHADGNAEVIECSDDHCSSCTANAVADCIAVCCCPCAIVNMFILAFVKVPWMMGRKCYRFVKKKGKMLGKSDDINGTSDESKVSSNSSSTSSRGGSGFSRREYKDVVIERERSNTRRERVMLVDDEKLVEFSSGLFVNGNGDDGQQQNFCARFEAEKVWLELYQLGHLGFGRVSFTGISTHQGKAN from the coding sequence ATGGTAGAAAATCCATCTCAAGTACCAAGTTCCAATCAGTTGGTAGATCAAGCCACGGAAAAAACTAGATCAACAACATCATCAAAGAGAAGAAGACATCCTCATGATGATCATGCAGATGGTAATGCTGAAGTCATTGAATGCTCAGATGACCATTGTTCATCATGCACAGCAAATGCAGTAGCTGATTGCATAGCTGTTTGTTGTTGTCCATGTGCCATTGTAAACATGTTTATTCTAGCCTTCGTGAAAGTACCTTGGATGATGGGAAGAAAATGTTACAGATTTgtgaaaaaaaaagggaaaatgtTGGGAAAAAGTGATGATATTAATGGAACAAGTGATGAATCAAAGGTTAGTAGTAATAGTAGTAGTACCAGTAGTCGTGGAGGTAGTGGCTTTAGTAGAAGAGAGTATAAGGATGTAGTGATAGAAAGAGAAAGGAGTAACACGAGAAGGGAAAGAGTAATGCTAGTAGATGATGAAAAACTGGTGGAGTTTTCAAGTGGGTTATTTGTAAATGGTAATGGTGATGATGGTCAACAACAAAACTTTTGCGCAAGGTTTGAAGCTGAAAAGGTATGGTTAGAGTTGTATCAGTTAGGTCATTTGGGATTTGGAAGAGTTTCCTTCACTGGAATAAGTACACATCAAGGGAAAGCAAATTAG